The following are from one region of the Nicotiana tomentosiformis chromosome 7, ASM39032v3, whole genome shotgun sequence genome:
- the LOC104116008 gene encoding putative EG45-like domain containing protein 1 — protein sequence MAIPKSILLIIGVVATLFSIALATPGTATFYTNYVPSACYGNTPQGTIIAAASDPLWNNGAICGKFFNVTCTGPTNPVPHPCTGKSIVVKIVDHCPGCGGTLDLSKEAFSTIANPVAGVIKIDYVHLV from the exons ATGGCAATTCCTAAAAGTATTTTGCTCATCATTGGTGTTGTGGCAACTTTGTTTTCCATAGCTTTGGCTACACCAGGGACTGCCACATTTTATACGAACTATGTTC CTTCGGCATGTTATGGAAACACACCCCAAGGTACCATCATAGCAGCAGCAAGTGACCCTCTCTGGAATAATGGTGCAATATGTGGCAAATTTTTCAATGTCACATGCACCGGTCCAACAAATCCAGTGCCACACCCTTGCACTGGCAAGAGTATTGTGGTAAAGATTGTTGATCATTGCCCTGGATGTGGTGGAACCCTAGATCTATCAAAAGAAGCTTTTTCAACTATTGCTAATCCTGTGGCTGGTGTTATTAAGATCGATTATGTCCa cttagtctga
- the LOC104084490 gene encoding uncharacterized protein — translation MDNEQETKVLLKLWVDEKKNQVVAAESGVDFMDILVSLLTLPLGTIMRLTKAEAGAVGCMNNLYHSVENLDEENLFAEYCKTMLLNPRNPYPKYCMKLKVNVDDSDSEKYYQCSDCSFMSYFMNVKCQCGGKTNKEKFLKDSVENTCRDKYIFLKGGISFLITDDLQFKCASPSSLVQMLSNGGLSDMTHIREMLVEAGKNEVIHLLARSLISKTPLSDAFLPKQKQKRARLDTITMPESGNLSSISENGTSNNTKKLELRLTLRKSTNKVLCAEAGNEFIDFLFNFLTIPLGSIEDALKGSCGLGSIDNLYKSVEALDSKWFNTHANRNVWGSVENHNLKRILLKPGIAPYHNPENPLLQIGTADTYLFDPTDPVRSSFLGKFGKFAEAPSLFYVIDNLEVRPLSSTSTMCLLQELNVPMYDIEEQVISVGKSEALSLLKASLTSSSSSALTKGLNHLLKKQIDEDVKCNLKVSQAG, via the exons ATGGACAACGAGCAAGAAACCAAGGTTCTCTTGAAGCTTTGGGTGGATGAAAAGAAAAATCAGGTAGTTGCAGCTGAATCCGGAGTAGATTTCATGGACATACTTGTTAGCCTTCTCACTTTACCACTGGGAACGATAATGCGACTCACTAAAGCAGAAGCCGGAGCTGTTGGTTGTATGAACAACTTGTACCACAGTGTTGAAAACCTTGACGAGGAAAATCTGTTCGCAGAGTATTGCAAAACCATGCTGCTAAATCCAAGAAATCCCTATCCAAAGTATTGCATGAAGTTGAAAGTTAATGTGGATGATTCAGACTCCGAGAAGTATTATCAGTGCTCAGATTGCTCATTTATGAGCTATTTCATGAATGTGAAGTGCCAATGTGGAGGGAAGACTAACAAAGAGAAGTTTTTGAAAGATTCAGTTGAAAATACTTGTCGTGATAAGTACATATTTCTCAAAGGAGGGATATCATTTCTAATCACTGACGATTTGCAATTCAAGTGTGCTTCTCCAAGCTCTCTTGTTCAGATGCTTTCTAATGGTGGCTTGAGTGATATGACTCATATCAGGGAGATGCTTGTAGAAGCTGGCAAGAATGAG GTAATTCATCTACTTGCACGTTCATTGATCTCAAAGACTCCCTTGTCTGATGCATTTCTGCCTaagcaaaaacaaaaaagagCAAGACTAGACACCATCACAATGCCTGAGTCTGGAAATTTGTCATCCATTTCTGAAAATGGAACAAGTAATAACACCAAGAAATTGGAGCTGAGGCTAACACTAAGAAAGTCTACAAACAAGGTCTTGTGCGCAGAGGCAGGCAATGAATTCATTGATTTTCTCTTCAACTTCTTGACCATTCCCTTAGGATCAATTGAAGATGCTCTAAAAGGGAGTTGTGGGTTGGGTTCCATAGATAACTTGTACAAAAGTGTGGAGGCTTTAGATTCGAAATGGTTCAATACGCATGCGAATAGGAATGTTTGGGGAAGTGTGGAGAATCACAATCTTAAGAGGATATTACTCAAGCCTGGTATTGCCCCTTACCATAATCCTGAGAATCCGCTACTGCAAATCGGAACTGCAGATACTTACTTATTTGACCCAACGGACCCTGTAAGGAGCAGTTTTCTTGGCAAGTTCGGAAAGTTTGCTGAGGCACCCTCCCTTTTCTATGTTATAGACAATTTGGAAGTGAGACCTCTGTCTTCAACATCAACTATGTGCTTACTCCAAGAACTAAATGTGCCTATGTATGATATTGAAGAGCAAGTGATCAGTGTTGGCAAGTCAGAAGCATTGAGTTTGCTGAAGGCCTCTttaacatcatcatcatcatcagcttTGACGAAGGGCCTAAACCACTTGTTGAAGAAGCAGATAGATGAAGATGTGAAGTGCAACCTGAAAGTTTCTCAGGCTGGTTAG